Proteins encoded within one genomic window of Sphingomonas sp. NBWT7:
- the rplL gene encoding 50S ribosomal protein L7/L12 — MADLNALVDQLSELTVLEAAELSKLLEEKWGVSAAAAVAAAPAAGGGAAAPAAEEKTEFDVILTGDGGKKINVIKEVRAITGLGLTEAKTLVESAPKAIKEGVSKDEAEKVKKQLEEAGATVEVK; from the coding sequence ATGGCAGACCTGAACGCGCTGGTTGACCAGCTGTCCGAACTGACCGTCCTCGAGGCGGCCGAGCTCTCGAAGCTCCTCGAAGAGAAGTGGGGCGTCTCGGCCGCAGCAGCGGTTGCAGCGGCTCCGGCAGCTGGCGGCGGCGCTGCCGCTCCGGCCGCTGAAGAGAAGACCGAGTTCGACGTGATCCTCACCGGCGACGGTGGCAAGAAGATCAACGTCATCAAGGAAGTCCGCGCGATCACGGGCCTCGGCCTGACCGAAGCGAAGACGCTCGTTGAGTCGGCTCCGAAGGCGATCAAGGAAGGCGTCTCGAAGGACGAGGCCGAGAAGGTCAAGAAGCAGCTCGAGGAAGCTGGCGCGACCGTCGAGGTCAAGTGA
- a CDS encoding CocE/NonD family hydrolase: MLLLAGAALAVTPLAAQQTPPPAGDVPSGFAYPIAARDYVKREVMIPMRDGVKLHTVIVIPKGAANAPILLTRTPYNASGRVNRVADSPNMASILPQGDEPFVRAGYIRVFQDIRGKYGSEGDYVVTRPVVGPLNPTKVDHTTDAYDTIEWLVNKANLPETNGRVGMLGSSYEGLTVAMALLAPHPALKVTAPESPMIDGWMGDDWFHYGAFRLANIGWLGSQTGFKGAGKDPPSGIYDDYEQFRRIGSAGAWAEKSGYAGLPYWQRMVAHPAYDTFWQGQALDKLLAANPSNVPTMWEQGLFDQEDMYGAITAWEALKAKGKAGNNFLVMGPWRHSQANYDGSSLGDFKWNGDTATQWREEYLFPFFDQYLRDGRPAFTPPQALIYNTGANRWDKLAQWPLACEAGCAAPMKPIYLAADGALGFDKGTAGGDSYVADPAKPVPHLPRPVNFDDGRWGAWLVSDQRSVDGRTDVMTYQTTPLTQPMRVSGAPIADLFAKTSGTDGDFVVKVIDVYPDEYPNDPKKGGYQLAISQDIFRGRYRDSFEKPSAIPANKVQRYRFRLPTVNHVFQPGHRMMVQVQSSQFPLYDRNPQTYVPNIFLAKPADYQKATVTLVRGGAQASAVWLPVVAIDQPQARP, encoded by the coding sequence TTGCTGCTGCTCGCCGGCGCCGCGCTGGCCGTCACCCCGCTCGCCGCGCAGCAGACCCCGCCGCCCGCCGGCGATGTGCCGTCGGGCTTCGCCTATCCGATCGCCGCGCGCGATTACGTCAAGCGTGAGGTGATGATCCCGATGCGCGACGGCGTGAAGCTGCACACCGTTATCGTCATCCCCAAGGGCGCGGCGAACGCGCCGATCCTGCTGACGCGCACGCCGTACAACGCCAGCGGCCGCGTCAACCGCGTCGCAGACAGCCCAAACATGGCGTCGATCCTGCCGCAGGGCGACGAGCCGTTCGTCCGCGCCGGCTATATCCGCGTGTTTCAGGACATTCGCGGCAAGTACGGATCGGAGGGCGACTATGTCGTGACGCGCCCCGTCGTCGGCCCGCTCAACCCGACCAAGGTCGATCATACCACCGATGCGTACGACACGATCGAGTGGCTGGTGAACAAGGCCAATCTGCCCGAGACGAACGGGCGCGTCGGCATGCTCGGCTCGTCGTACGAAGGGCTGACGGTAGCGATGGCGCTGCTCGCGCCGCACCCCGCGCTCAAGGTGACGGCGCCCGAGAGCCCGATGATCGACGGGTGGATGGGCGACGACTGGTTCCACTACGGCGCCTTCCGCCTCGCCAACATCGGCTGGCTCGGCAGCCAGACGGGGTTCAAGGGCGCGGGCAAGGATCCGCCGTCGGGCATCTACGACGATTACGAGCAGTTCCGCCGCATCGGATCGGCCGGGGCGTGGGCGGAGAAGTCGGGCTATGCCGGGCTGCCGTACTGGCAGCGGATGGTGGCGCACCCGGCCTATGACACCTTCTGGCAGGGGCAGGCATTGGATAAGCTGCTCGCCGCCAACCCGTCGAACGTGCCGACGATGTGGGAACAGGGATTGTTCGACCAGGAGGACATGTACGGCGCGATCACCGCTTGGGAGGCGCTGAAGGCGAAGGGCAAAGCCGGAAACAACTTCCTCGTCATGGGGCCGTGGCGGCACAGCCAGGCGAATTACGACGGCTCGTCGCTGGGTGACTTCAAATGGAACGGTGACACCGCGACGCAGTGGCGCGAGGAATATCTGTTCCCCTTCTTCGACCAATATCTGCGCGACGGGCGGCCGGCGTTCACGCCGCCGCAGGCACTGATCTACAACACCGGCGCGAACCGCTGGGACAAGCTGGCGCAATGGCCGCTGGCGTGCGAGGCGGGGTGCGCCGCGCCGATGAAGCCGATCTACCTCGCCGCGGACGGCGCGCTCGGTTTCGACAAGGGCACGGCGGGCGGCGACAGCTACGTCGCCGATCCCGCGAAGCCGGTGCCGCACCTGCCGCGCCCGGTGAACTTCGACGACGGGCGTTGGGGCGCGTGGCTGGTATCGGACCAGCGATCGGTCGACGGACGGACCGACGTGATGACGTATCAGACCACGCCGCTGACGCAGCCGATGCGCGTATCGGGGGCACCGATCGCCGACCTCTTCGCCAAGACGAGCGGCACCGACGGCGACTTCGTCGTCAAGGTGATCGACGTCTATCCCGACGAATATCCCAACGATCCCAAGAAGGGCGGCTATCAGCTGGCGATCAGCCAGGACATTTTCCGTGGACGCTATCGCGACAGCTTCGAGAAGCCCTCGGCGATCCCGGCGAACAAGGTGCAGCGCTATCGCTTCCGCCTGCCGACGGTGAACCATGTGTTCCAGCCGGGCCACCGGATGATGGTGCAGGTGCAATCGTCGCAATTCCCGCTCTACGACCGCAACCCGCAGACCTATGTGCCCAACATCTTCCTCGCCAAGCCGGCGGACTATCAGAAGGCGACGGTGACGCTGGTGCGCGGCGGCGCGCAGGCGAGCGCGGTGTGGCTGCCGGTGGTGGCGATCGATCAGCCGCAGGCGCGGCCGTGA
- a CDS encoding PhoX family phosphatase — protein MTDTTFLYDDGDIDTDRSGNQHLGDLIAKRYSRRQTLRGGLTAMTTAVFGGVLLAGCGDDDDLLTRDSVTVTTGSAAATTAGKTVTLQGTASGTAQTVAWTQVSGPSVTLANTNSATATFTAPAVSSATPLVFRFTGTTGVGDSATADTTVTVSPATLDFTAVAKNRNDLVTVPAGYRVTILYRLGDPINGATPAYANDGSDTNFAARAGDHHDGMSFFGLAASGATRDPGASTRGLLVLNHENITESYLHPNGQTTTGGVRPEGEAIKEIEAHGVSVIEVTRGASAWNYVQTSALNRRITPNTPTAFSGPASGNAALRTAYSKDGTQGRGTINNCANGTMPWGTYATAEENWAGYFRRDTGDAAVRVAAGQATQNGALTRYGIREGNRGNYGWTTVTPVDASSTVFRKWNVTATADGAADGTADFRNEAFQYGWIVEIDPYNPGSTPRKRTALGRMNHEGVEPGRMVAGVRPAFYMGDDAQNEYIYKFVSSTPWTAADASAADRLAVGDKYLDAGTLYVAKMNADGSGQWLPLLFGQGALTSGNTTYPFADQADVLINARLAADIVGATPMDRPEWTAVNPATGEMYCTLTNNSSRTPARADAANPRAYVDPKTTGGQTVGNANGHVIRLRENGDTTEAAGFTWDIYAFGSGSDLNKDNINLSGLDDSNDFSSPDGLWFSLPSNVAGQINPVMWLQTDDGAYTDVTNNQMLAAIPGRVGDGATKTITNTTPAGSGTATTRVGKAPGATLKRFLVGPKECEITGITSTPDGRSLFVNIQHPGEGGGPTNITSSWPASQSGTPATSSRPRSATIVITREDGGLVGI, from the coding sequence ATGACCGACACGACTTTTCTGTACGACGACGGCGATATCGATACCGATCGCAGCGGCAACCAGCATCTCGGCGATCTGATCGCCAAGCGCTACTCGCGGCGCCAGACGCTGCGCGGCGGGCTGACCGCGATGACGACGGCGGTGTTCGGCGGCGTCCTGCTGGCAGGATGCGGCGACGACGACGATCTGCTGACGCGCGACAGCGTGACGGTGACGACGGGCAGCGCCGCTGCGACCACCGCGGGCAAGACGGTGACGCTGCAGGGCACCGCAAGCGGGACGGCGCAGACCGTGGCGTGGACGCAGGTGAGCGGCCCGAGCGTGACGCTCGCCAACACCAACAGCGCCACCGCGACCTTCACCGCGCCCGCAGTGTCGAGCGCGACGCCGCTCGTCTTCCGCTTCACCGGCACGACCGGCGTCGGCGACAGCGCGACTGCCGACACGACGGTGACGGTGTCGCCCGCGACGCTCGATTTCACCGCGGTGGCAAAGAACCGCAACGATCTCGTCACCGTGCCCGCCGGCTATCGCGTGACAATACTCTATCGGCTGGGCGATCCGATCAACGGCGCGACGCCCGCCTATGCCAACGACGGCAGCGACACCAATTTTGCCGCGCGCGCCGGCGACCATCATGACGGCATGAGCTTCTTCGGCTTGGCGGCGAGCGGCGCAACCCGCGATCCGGGCGCGAGCACGCGCGGGCTACTGGTGCTCAATCACGAGAACATCACGGAGAGCTACCTTCATCCCAACGGGCAGACCACCACCGGCGGGGTCCGCCCCGAGGGCGAGGCGATCAAGGAGATCGAGGCGCACGGCGTATCGGTGATCGAGGTGACGCGCGGCGCATCGGCGTGGAACTACGTCCAGACGTCGGCGCTGAACCGCCGCATCACGCCGAACACGCCGACGGCGTTCAGCGGGCCGGCAAGCGGCAATGCGGCGCTGCGCACGGCCTATTCGAAGGACGGCACGCAGGGGCGCGGCACGATCAACAATTGCGCCAACGGCACGATGCCGTGGGGCACGTATGCCACCGCGGAAGAGAATTGGGCGGGCTATTTCCGCCGCGATACGGGCGATGCCGCGGTGCGCGTCGCGGCCGGGCAGGCGACGCAGAACGGCGCGCTGACCCGCTACGGCATCCGCGAGGGCAATCGCGGCAATTACGGCTGGACGACGGTGACCCCGGTGGACGCATCGAGCACGGTGTTCCGCAAGTGGAACGTGACCGCCACGGCGGACGGGGCGGCGGACGGCACCGCCGATTTCCGCAACGAGGCGTTCCAGTACGGCTGGATCGTCGAGATCGATCCGTACAATCCCGGCTCGACGCCGCGCAAGCGCACCGCGCTGGGCCGCATGAACCACGAAGGGGTGGAGCCCGGCCGGATGGTCGCCGGCGTCAGGCCCGCCTTCTACATGGGCGACGACGCGCAGAACGAATATATCTACAAGTTCGTGTCCAGCACGCCGTGGACCGCGGCGGACGCCTCCGCGGCCGATCGCCTGGCAGTGGGCGACAAGTATCTGGATGCCGGCACGCTCTACGTCGCGAAGATGAACGCCGATGGCAGCGGCCAGTGGCTGCCGCTCCTATTCGGGCAGGGCGCGCTGACGAGCGGCAACACGACCTATCCGTTCGCCGATCAAGCCGATGTGCTGATCAACGCGCGCCTCGCCGCCGATATCGTCGGCGCGACGCCGATGGACCGCCCGGAGTGGACCGCGGTCAATCCGGCGACCGGCGAGATGTACTGCACGCTGACCAACAATTCGTCGCGCACCCCGGCACGGGCCGATGCGGCGAACCCGCGCGCCTATGTCGATCCCAAGACGACGGGCGGGCAGACGGTGGGCAATGCCAACGGGCACGTCATCCGCCTGCGCGAGAACGGAGACACGACCGAGGCGGCGGGCTTCACCTGGGACATCTACGCCTTCGGTTCGGGCAGCGACCTCAACAAGGACAACATCAACCTTTCTGGGCTCGACGACAGCAACGACTTCTCGTCGCCCGACGGGCTGTGGTTCAGCCTGCCGTCGAACGTCGCGGGGCAGATCAATCCGGTGATGTGGCTGCAGACCGACGATGGCGCCTATACCGACGTAACGAACAACCAGATGCTGGCCGCGATCCCGGGCCGCGTCGGCGACGGCGCGACGAAGACAATTACTAACACGACGCCGGCGGGCAGCGGCACGGCGACGACCCGCGTCGGCAAGGCGCCCGGCGCGACGCTGAAGCGCTTCCTGGTGGGGCCGAAGGAGTGCGAGATCACCGGCATCACCTCGACGCCCGACGGCCGTTCGCTGTTCGTCAACATCCAGCACCCGGGTGAAGGCGGCGGGCCGACCAACATCACGTCGAGCTGGCCCGCCTCGCAGAGCGGCACGCCCGCGACGTCGAGCCGCCCGCGCTCGGCGACGATCGTGATAACGCGCGAGGACGGCGGGCTGGTCGGAATCTGA
- the rplJ gene encoding 50S ribosomal protein L10: MDRAEKAAAVAELKQTFSEVGVVVVTRNLGLTVAQSTQLRTKMREAGAVYKVSKNKLAKIALDGTDYDGLGEYLTGPVGLATSVDPVAAAKVAVDFAKTTDKFEIVGGGMGATKLDVEGVKALATMPSLDELRAKIVGLIVAPATKLATITQAPAAQIARVLAAYSEKEAA, from the coding sequence ATGGATCGTGCTGAAAAGGCCGCAGCCGTCGCCGAACTCAAGCAGACCTTCTCCGAGGTCGGCGTGGTGGTCGTCACCCGCAACCTCGGCCTCACCGTCGCGCAATCGACGCAGCTGAGGACGAAGATGCGCGAGGCCGGTGCCGTCTACAAGGTCTCGAAGAACAAGCTTGCCAAGATCGCGCTCGACGGCACCGACTATGACGGCCTGGGTGAATATCTCACCGGTCCGGTCGGTCTCGCGACCTCGGTCGATCCCGTCGCGGCTGCCAAGGTGGCCGTGGATTTCGCCAAGACGACCGACAAGTTCGAGATCGTCGGCGGCGGAATGGGCGCGACCAAGCTCGACGTGGAGGGCGTGAAGGCGCTCGCCACGATGCCGTCGCTCGACGAGCTCCGGGCGAAGATCGTCGGTCTCATCGTGGCGCCTGCCACGAAGCTGGCGACCATCACCCAGGCGCCCGCCGCGCAGATCGCGCGCGTGCTTGCAGCTTACTCGGAAAAGGAAGCCGCCTGA
- a CDS encoding sterol desaturase family protein, producing MEWISELPGQLWASLVLFAFAISTMTAIELITGRERHSLRSRIPGLVFWLLWSVVAALAYGGFHALWRHVGVEPLIVLPLSFTWAGAAAVVAAPLASAFVADFFFYWCHRAQHRWLWRFHAVHHSVRELNSTNSFHHVTEPFVQAVLITLPSSLIVSDTGAIVPVIALLLHMQSSYIHSSSRWHFGPLRCVFVDNRFHRIHHSTEQRHFDRNFGAVTPLWDRLFGTAYFPAADEWPTTGIAEADQPRTLREWVSLPWRLAPAVEVEARVGGGEARAVPTG from the coding sequence ATGGAATGGATCAGCGAACTGCCGGGCCAGCTGTGGGCCAGCCTCGTCCTGTTCGCCTTCGCGATTTCGACGATGACGGCGATCGAGCTCATCACCGGACGCGAGCGGCACAGCCTGCGCAGCCGCATCCCCGGCCTCGTTTTCTGGCTGCTGTGGTCGGTCGTGGCGGCGCTCGCCTACGGCGGCTTCCACGCGCTGTGGCGGCATGTCGGCGTCGAGCCGCTGATCGTCCTGCCGCTGAGTTTCACCTGGGCGGGCGCGGCAGCAGTCGTCGCCGCGCCGCTGGCGAGCGCGTTCGTCGCCGACTTCTTCTTCTACTGGTGTCACCGCGCGCAGCATCGCTGGCTGTGGCGCTTTCACGCGGTGCACCACTCGGTGCGCGAGCTCAACAGCACCAATTCGTTCCACCACGTGACCGAGCCGTTCGTTCAGGCGGTGCTGATCACGCTGCCGTCGAGCCTGATCGTTTCAGATACCGGGGCAATAGTGCCGGTGATCGCGCTGCTGCTGCACATGCAATCGTCGTACATTCACTCGTCGAGCCGATGGCATTTCGGCCCGCTGCGATGCGTGTTCGTCGACAATCGTTTCCACCGCATCCACCATTCGACCGAGCAGCGGCACTTCGACCGCAATTTCGGCGCGGTGACCCCGCTGTGGGATCGGCTGTTCGGCACTGCCTATTTTCCCGCAGCCGACGAATGGCCGACGACGGGGATCGCGGAGGCCGATCAGCCGCGGACGCTGCGCGAATGGGTGAGTTTGCCGTGGCGGCTGGCACCGGCAGTCGAGGTGGAGGCGCGCGTGGGCGGCGGGGAGGCTAGGGCAGTGCCGACGGGGTGA
- the rpoB gene encoding DNA-directed RNA polymerase subunit beta: protein MATKAIEYGTAKRRIRKVFGNIHEVVQMPNLIEVQRESYEQFLRSDPSIGYVSGLEKTLRSVFPIRDFAGTAELDFVNYELEPPKFDVEECRQRGITYAAPMRVTLRLIVFEVDPETETRSVLDIKEQDVYMGDMPLMTGNGTFFINGTERVIVSQMHRSPGVLFDHDRGKTHASGKYLFAARVIPYRGSWLDFEFDAKDIVNVRIDRKRKLPVTALLYALGLTSEEILNQFYNRVTYVRGTGGWRIPFAAENWRGVKPTFDLVDANSGEVVFPTGTKVTPRAANKAAKDGLTDLLIPTEEIYGRYSAYDLINEQTGEIYVEAGDEIGPDNLEKLDKAGIDRIELLDIDHVTTGPWIRNTLKADKAEEREQALSDIYRVMRPGEPPTLETAESLFAGLFFDPDRYDLSAVGRVKLNMRLDLDAEDTVTTLRTEDILAVVKTLVDLKDGKGEIDDIDNLGNRRVRSVGELLENQYRVGLLRMERAVKERMSSVDVSTVMPNDLINAKPAVAAVREFFGSSQLSQFMDQTNPLSEVTHKRRVSALGPGGLTRERAGFEVRDVHPTHYGRICPIETPEGPNIGLINSLSTFARVNKYGFIETPYRRVVDGKVTGEVVYLSAMEEQKHTVAQANAEVDADGRLTEELISARQAGEFLMALPETITLMDVSPKQLVSVAASLIPFLENDDANRALMGSNMQRQAVPLVKAEAPFVGTGMEETVARDSGAAISAKRAGIIDQVDASRIVIRATGEIDAGKSGVDIYTLMKFQRSNQSTCINQRPLVKVGDVVRAGDIIADGPSTEFGELALGRNALVAFMPWNGYNYEDSILISERIVKDDVFTSIHIEEFEVMARDTKLGPEDITRDIPNVGEEALRNLDEAGIVYVGAEVEPGDILVGKITPKGESPMTPEEKLLRAIFGEKASDVRDTSLRLPPGVAGTIVDVRVFNRHGIDKDERAMAIEREEIERLKKDSDDERTILNRATWSRLREMLIGQTATAVPKGGPKKGAVIDQDMLDSVDRHEWWKFAVADDKTQSDLEAVKVQYDDAAKLIREKFEDRREKLERGDELPPGVLKMVKVFVAVKRKLQPGDKMAGRHGNKGVISRILPVEDMPFLADGTPVDLVLNPLGVPSRMNVGQIFETHLGWAARGLGQQVAQQLEDWREANPDAAAGAMPEAVKDRLKTIYGEHYADEIEARDAAGIIELANNLKPGIPMGTPVFDGAVEQDVADMLALAGLDSSGQSDLFDGRTGDQFDRKVTVGIIYMLKLHHLVDDKIHARSIGPYSLVTQQPLGGKAQFGGQRFGEMEVWALQAYGAAYTLQEMLTVKSDDVVGRTKVYEAIVKGDDTFEAGIPESFNVLVKEMRSLGLNVELKSIEEGEDGLAEAAE, encoded by the coding sequence ATGGCGACCAAGGCGATCGAATACGGCACCGCGAAGCGCCGCATCCGCAAGGTGTTCGGCAACATCCACGAAGTGGTGCAGATGCCGAACCTCATCGAGGTGCAGCGCGAAAGCTACGAACAGTTCCTGCGGTCCGATCCTTCGATCGGCTATGTCTCGGGGCTCGAGAAGACGCTGCGCAGCGTGTTCCCGATCCGTGATTTCGCAGGCACGGCGGAGCTCGATTTCGTCAACTACGAGCTCGAGCCGCCGAAGTTCGACGTCGAGGAATGCCGCCAGCGCGGCATCACCTACGCCGCGCCGATGCGCGTCACGCTGCGCCTGATCGTGTTCGAGGTGGACCCGGAGACGGAGACCCGCTCGGTGCTCGATATCAAGGAGCAGGACGTCTACATGGGCGACATGCCGCTGATGACGGGGAACGGCACGTTCTTCATCAACGGCACCGAGCGCGTGATCGTCAGCCAGATGCACCGCTCGCCGGGCGTGCTGTTCGATCACGATCGCGGCAAGACGCATGCGTCGGGGAAGTATCTGTTCGCTGCGCGCGTGATCCCGTATCGCGGCTCGTGGCTGGATTTCGAGTTCGACGCCAAGGACATCGTCAACGTCCGTATCGACCGCAAGCGCAAGCTGCCGGTCACGGCGCTGCTCTACGCGCTCGGCCTCACCAGCGAGGAAATTCTCAACCAGTTCTACAACCGCGTCACCTATGTGCGCGGCACCGGCGGCTGGCGCATTCCGTTCGCGGCGGAGAATTGGCGCGGCGTCAAGCCGACGTTCGATCTCGTCGACGCGAACTCGGGCGAGGTCGTCTTCCCGACCGGTACCAAGGTCACCCCGCGTGCCGCCAACAAGGCGGCGAAGGACGGCCTCACCGACCTCCTCATCCCGACCGAGGAAATCTACGGCCGCTACTCGGCCTATGATCTCATCAACGAGCAAACCGGCGAGATCTACGTCGAGGCCGGCGACGAGATCGGCCCCGACAATCTCGAGAAGCTCGATAAGGCCGGCATCGACCGGATCGAGCTGCTCGACATCGATCACGTGACGACTGGTCCGTGGATCCGCAACACGCTCAAGGCTGACAAGGCCGAGGAGCGCGAGCAGGCGCTGTCCGACATCTACCGCGTGATGCGCCCCGGCGAGCCGCCGACGCTTGAGACGGCGGAATCGCTGTTCGCCGGCCTGTTCTTCGATCCCGATCGCTATGACCTGTCGGCGGTCGGCCGCGTCAAGCTCAACATGCGCCTCGACCTCGACGCCGAGGACACGGTGACGACGCTGCGCACCGAGGACATCCTTGCGGTCGTGAAGACACTTGTCGACCTCAAGGACGGCAAGGGCGAGATCGACGACATCGACAACCTCGGCAACCGCCGCGTTCGGTCGGTCGGCGAGTTGCTTGAGAACCAGTATCGCGTCGGCCTGCTGCGCATGGAGCGCGCGGTGAAGGAGCGCATGAGCTCGGTTGACGTGTCGACCGTCATGCCGAACGATCTGATCAACGCGAAGCCGGCGGTCGCCGCGGTGCGCGAGTTCTTCGGCTCGTCGCAGCTGTCGCAGTTCATGGACCAGACCAACCCGCTGTCCGAAGTGACGCACAAGCGCCGCGTCTCGGCGCTCGGGCCGGGCGGTCTGACGCGGGAGCGCGCGGGCTTCGAAGTCCGCGACGTTCACCCGACGCACTACGGCCGCATCTGCCCGATCGAGACGCCGGAAGGCCCGAACATCGGCCTGATCAACTCGCTGTCGACCTTCGCGCGCGTCAACAAGTACGGGTTCATCGAGACGCCGTACCGCCGCGTCGTCGACGGCAAGGTGACGGGCGAGGTCGTGTACCTCTCCGCGATGGAGGAGCAGAAGCACACCGTCGCGCAGGCCAACGCCGAAGTCGACGCCGACGGCCGCCTCACCGAGGAGCTGATCTCGGCGCGTCAGGCGGGCGAGTTCCTCATGGCTCTCCCCGAGACGATCACGCTGATGGACGTCAGCCCGAAGCAGCTCGTCTCGGTTGCCGCCTCGCTGATCCCGTTCCTCGAGAACGACGACGCGAACCGCGCGCTGATGGGCTCGAACATGCAGCGCCAGGCGGTGCCGCTGGTCAAGGCCGAGGCGCCGTTCGTCGGCACCGGCATGGAAGAGACGGTGGCGCGCGATTCGGGCGCGGCGATCTCGGCCAAGCGGGCGGGTATCATCGACCAGGTCGACGCCAGCCGCATCGTGATCCGCGCGACGGGTGAGATCGACGCCGGCAAGTCGGGCGTCGACATCTACACGCTGATGAAGTTCCAGCGCTCGAACCAGTCGACCTGCATCAACCAGCGTCCGCTGGTGAAGGTGGGCGACGTCGTGCGCGCGGGTGACATCATCGCCGACGGTCCGTCGACCGAGTTCGGTGAGCTCGCGCTCGGCCGCAACGCGCTCGTCGCGTTCATGCCGTGGAACGGCTACAATTATGAGGATTCGATCCTCATCAGCGAGCGTATCGTCAAGGACGACGTCTTCACCTCGATCCACATCGAGGAATTCGAAGTCATGGCGCGCGACACGAAGCTCGGGCCGGAGGACATCACGCGCGATATCCCCAACGTCGGCGAGGAAGCGCTACGCAACCTCGACGAGGCGGGCATCGTGTACGTCGGTGCCGAGGTCGAGCCGGGCGATATCCTGGTCGGCAAGATCACGCCGAAGGGCGAGAGCCCGATGACGCCGGAGGAGAAGCTGCTCCGCGCGATCTTCGGCGAGAAGGCGTCGGACGTGCGCGACACCTCGCTGCGCCTGCCGCCGGGCGTTGCCGGTACGATCGTCGACGTGCGCGTCTTCAATCGTCACGGCATCGACAAGGACGAGCGCGCGATGGCGATCGAGCGCGAGGAGATCGAGCGCCTGAAGAAGGACTCGGACGACGAGCGCACGATCCTCAACCGCGCCACCTGGTCGCGGCTGCGCGAGATGCTGATCGGCCAGACCGCCACGGCGGTGCCGAAGGGTGGCCCCAAGAAGGGCGCCGTGATCGATCAGGACATGCTGGACAGCGTCGACCGTCACGAATGGTGGAAGTTCGCCGTCGCCGACGACAAGACGCAGAGCGATCTGGAAGCGGTCAAGGTCCAGTATGACGATGCCGCCAAGCTGATCCGCGAGAAGTTCGAGGATCGCCGCGAGAAGCTCGAGCGTGGCGACGAGCTGCCGCCGGGCGTGCTCAAGATGGTCAAGGTCTTCGTCGCGGTGAAGCGCAAGCTGCAGCCGGGCGACAAGATGGCCGGCCGTCACGGCAACAAGGGCGTCATCAGCCGCATCCTGCCAGTCGAGGACATGCCGTTCCTCGCCGACGGGACGCCGGTCGATCTCGTGCTCAACCCGCTGGGCGTGCCGTCGCGCATGAACGTCGGGCAGATCTTCGAGACGCACCTCGGCTGGGCCGCGCGCGGTCTCGGCCAGCAGGTCGCACAGCAGCTCGAGGATTGGCGCGAAGCGAACCCTGACGCTGCGGCGGGCGCGATGCCCGAAGCGGTCAAGGATCGCCTCAAGACGATCTACGGTGAGCATTACGCCGACGAGATCGAGGCGCGCGACGCGGCGGGCATCATCGAACTGGCGAACAACCTGAAGCCCGGCATTCCGATGGGCACCCCGGTGTTCGACGGCGCGGTGGAGCAGGACGTCGCCGACATGCTCGCGCTCGCCGGGCTCGACTCGTCGGGCCAGTCGGACCTGTTCGACGGGCGCACCGGCGATCAGTTCGACCGCAAGGTGACGGTGGGCATCATCTACATGCTCAAGCTGCACCATCTCGTGGACGACAAGATCCACGCGCGTTCGATCGGGCCGTACAGCCTCGTCACCCAGCAGCCGCTGGGCGGTAAGGCGCAGTTCGGTGGCCAGCGCTTCGGCGAGATGGAGGTGTGGGCGCTGCAGGCGTACGGTGCGGCGTACACGCTCCAGGAAATGCTGACGGTGAAGTCGGACGACGTCGTCGGGCGCACCAAGGTCTACGAGGCGATCGTCAAGGGCGACGACACGTTCGAGGCGGGCATCCCGGAGAGCTTCAACGTGCTCGTCAAGGAAATGCGCTCGCTCGGGCTCAACGTCGAGCTCAAGAGCATCGAGGAAGGCGAGGACGGCCTGGCCGAGGCGGCCGAGTAA